In Pyxidicoccus trucidator, the genomic stretch GGAAGTGGCCCAGCAGCCGGGCCGGGGTGTGCGCTTCGAACAGCTCGGTGCTGTACTCCAGCGTGCCGCTCAGTCCCTGGGGCGTCTCGGTGAAGATGACGCTCAGGTCGAACTTGGCCGTCTGGCCCTCGAATTCAAGGGGGGAGAGCGTCAGGTGGGGAAGCCGCAGCGGGCCCATGGGCACGTTCTGCAGTGCCAGCAGGGATTGGAAGAGAGGGGTGTGGCTGAGGCTGCGCCCGAGCTGCAGCGTCTCCACCAGCTTCTCGAAGGGGACCGCCTGGTACTCATACGCCTGCAGCACGGTGTCTCGCACCCGCCGCAGCAAGCCGCGGAA encodes the following:
- a CDS encoding condensation domain-containing protein, with product RQQLHGAPTLELPTDKPRPAVRGGAGASLGFTFPRPLLDGLKSLAHQEGASLFMVLLAGWQALLARYSGQDDISVGSPIAGRTHSETEPLIGFFVNTLVLRSHVHADEGFRGLLRRVRDTVLQAYEYQAVPFEKLVETLQLGRSLSHTPLFQSLLALQNVPMGPLRLPHLTLSPLEFEGQTAKFDLSVIFTETPQGLSGTLEYSTELFEAHTPARLLGHF